A part of Augochlora pura isolate Apur16 chromosome 1, APUR_v2.2.1, whole genome shotgun sequence genomic DNA contains:
- the LOC144478925 gene encoding putative GPI-anchor transamidase codes for MYLKLFITLCLFNLRYGCEALEDFVKTGHSNNWAVLVDTSRFWFNYRHVANVLSIYRSVKRLGIPDSQIILMIADDMACNPRNPRPATVFNNIKQHINVYGDDVEVDYRGYEVTVENFVRLLTGRLAPETPRSKKLLTDEGSNILIYLTGHGGNGFLKFQDSEEITSQDLGDALEQMWQKRRYHEILFIVDTCQASSMYEKFYSPNILAVASSLVGEDSLSHHLDPAIGVYIIDRYTYYALDFLENVEPSSTKTLAEFLKVCPKHYCLSTVGVRKDLFRRDPEKVPVTDFFGSLRPVELTTSIMNVLPVKTNTTVRPEKKYSYAPQFPDISQFT; via the exons atgtatttaaaactTTTCATTACTTTGTGCCTTTTCAATTTACGCTATGGCTGTGAG GCATTAGAAGACTTCGTGAAAACCGGTCATTCAAATAATTGGGCAGTATTAGTCGACACCTCGCGTTTCTGGTTCAATTACCGTCACGTCGCGAATGTATTGTCGATATATCGGAGCGTGAAGCGGCTGGGAATACCAGACTCGCAAATCATCCTGATGATAGCAGACGACATGGCCTGTAATCCGAGAAATCCTCGACCGGCCACTGTCTTTAATAACATCAAGCAACATATAAATGTCTATGGAGACGACGTAGAAGTAGATTACAGAGGGTACGAAGTCACggtagaaaattttgttagatTATTAACCGGAAGGTTGGCACCGGAAACACCGAGGTCGAAGAAGCTGCTAACAGACGAGGGCTCTAACATTTTAATCTATCTCACGGGTCACGGAGGAAATGGTTTCTTAAAGTTCCAAGACTCCGAAGAGATTACTAGTCAAGACCTTGGCGATGCGTTAGAACAAATGTGGCAGAAGAGAAGATATcacgaaatattgtttattgttgACACTTGCCAAGCAAGCTCAATGTACGAGAAGTTCTATTCTCCTAACATTCTAGCCGTTGCTTCCAGCCTGGTGGGAGAAGATTCACTCTCT CATCATTTGGATCCTGCCATCGGAGTTTACATTATAGatagatatacatattatgCATTAGATTTCTTAGAGAATGTAGAACCTTCGAGTACCAAAACTTTGGCAGAGTTT ctTAAAGTATGCCCTAAGCATTACTGCTTATCAACCGTAGGTGTAAGGAAAGACTTGTTCAGAAGAGACCCTGAGAAAGTACCGGTCACAGATTTCTTTGGCTCATTGAGGCCTGTAGAGTTAACTACGTCTATCATGAACGTTTTACCTGTTAAAACGAACACCACTGTTAGACCAGAAAAGAAGTATTCTTACGCCCCACAGTTTCCAGATATATCACAGTTTACATAG